One window of the Pseudochaenichthys georgianus chromosome 21, fPseGeo1.2, whole genome shotgun sequence genome contains the following:
- the LOC117466873 gene encoding uncharacterized protein, translated as MSGCAPPLDESLAAHLLPRAAGWAEAKRPLPPLPRDRDTLEYLDKMFKLVVISGVNAKGSKRILLRKHSEKKEKQTTMSNTDSSENEPFSKDLDPGSDVPPDAASNSSSLRRMSARLASRDSSQSAEANFIITHLRQQGISAASDLPLSQLRELSDQVSGAVHQPRAAAPAVPANSPAITPERPERGRGRSRGGKRKKKSSPSRAGPSKRSTFPQAHPSVAQPGSPGNQPLTDSIANSLQSLASSMLLIDARLQAMDKGPIGASTSSANWASVPASLPTGFMPGLGGFPPQIIAPPHSLASALPAPHSGRPHIPQSAHISSRLRAKILEGKDINLVTLILPSPECDKSIATGGSITAVFKSADPRLLRDLNIGQFLVAFGIFRDVLCSVYPERRVELDAYLGLIGDLYLKFGKSTFYSYHKSFSSKAALHLAHCNVRLDWSVLDTELLVMATVQRKYLHLCLLFLSPYLQYLQGGSPEVSLPQARAREVPAAETTWGKKLLKHHLSTPINIPHLAAALSTHPDPVFVEYLLSGLSQGFRVGVISPPSVSLVSKNLQSAFKEPTIVSQLIEKELNKGYLIGPFHSPPFSVFRTSPIGIATSKYSEKKRLIFDLSAPRSGPFCSINSLIPPEPFSLHYASVDNAIKLIKFAGQGAWLSKADITDAFKIIPIHPSQWNMFGIKWEAKFYFAVRLTFGCRSSPCIFNSFSEALCWILLNNVRIPSVLHLLDDFLLIDPPRDNSGASLAKLKCCFQELGVPLSGEKTIGPDTSLEFLGITLDTIDMKASLPIAKLQRIRDITKSYCEQQVITKQQLLSLLGHLNFAIRVIPQGRSFISRLLDAASAVTNLHDRVFLDEGCRSDLCFWSLLLAHWNGITFFYDDLVYSSDSMRFFTDAAPSVGFGGFFQGEWFAGPWPPSFPNHASSSALHEIYPIAVACHVWGHLWLRKRISVLCDNQSVVWIINKGRSSCSDIMPFMRSITWSSLTHNFLISARHVPGHLNIVADSLSRFQFQTFRNLCPEASPQPVGIPPLHLLSLH; from the exons ATGTCCGGGTGTgcccccccccttgatgagagcctggcggcCCATCTGCTTCCGCGGGCGGCTGGTTGGGCGGAGGCTAAACGACCCCTGCCCCCGCTGCCCCGGGACCGAGACACCCTGGAATATCTAGACAAGATGTTCAAGCTCG ttgtcatttcaggtgtcaacgcaaAAGGTAGTAAACGAATACTCCTCCGTAAACActcagaaaagaaagaaaaacaaaccacaatgtCTAACACAGACTCTTCCGAGAACGAACCGTTTTCGAAGGATCTCGATCCTGGCTCCGATGTACCTCCGGATGCAGCTTCGAACTCCTCAAGCCTCCGGCGCATGAGCGCCCGCCTGGCTTCCCGTGACAGCTCACAATCAGCAGAAGCAAACTTCATAATCACCCATTTACGGCAGCAGGGTATCTCTGCAGCCTCagatctccctctctcccagctCAGGGAGCTCTCGGACCAAGTCTCCGGCGCGGTCCATCAGCCCagggcagcagccccagcagtTCCAGCCAACTCTCCAGCTATCACCCCCGAGAGGCCGGAGCGAGGACGCGGGCGGAGCCGCGGggggaaaaggaaaaaaaagtcaaGTCCCTCTAGAGCCGGTCCATCTAAAAGGTCCACCTTTCCACAGGCTCACCCAAGCGTCGCCCAGCCCGGGAGCCCCGGTAATCAGCCACTAACGGATAGCATAGCAAACTCCCTGCAATCGTTGGCTAGCTCTATGCTGCTAATTGACGCTCGCCTGCAGGCCATGGATAAAGGCCCCATCGGAGCTTCAACCTCTTCTGCGAACTGGGCCTCGGTCCCCGCTTCGCTGCCAACAGGATTTATGCCAGGTCTCGGGGGTTTCCCTCCACAAATCATAGCTCCCCCTCACTCCCTGGCTTCAGCACTCCCAGCGCCTCACTCAGGTAGGCCTCATATTCCCCAGAGCGCTCACATTTCCTCTCGGCTGAGAGCGAAAATCCTCGAAGGGAAAGACATAAATTTAGTCACCCTCATCTTGCCTTCCCCGGAGTGCGACAAGTCAATCGCCACGGGAGGAAGCATCACTGCCGTTTTTAAGTCCGCAGATCCTCGGCTCCTCAGAGACCTCAACATAGGACAATTTCTGGTTGCTTTCGGCATCTTCCGCGATGTCCTGTGTTCCGTTTACCCGGAAAGAAGAGTTGAGTTAGACGCTTATCTGGGCCTCATCGGCGATCTTTATCTCAAATTCGGGAAATCCACGTTCTACTCCTATCACAAGAGCTTTTCTAGCAAAGCAGCGCTTCACTTAGCCCACTGCAACGTTCGCCTGGACTGGTCCGTGCTGGACACCGAGCTGCTCGTGATGGCGACTG TTCAACGAAAATATCTGCACCTTTGCTTATTGTTCTTATCTCCATATCTGCAGTACCTGCAGGGAGGCTCACCCGAAGTCAGTTTGCCCCAGGCGCGGGCACGTGAAGTTCCCGCAGCAGAAACCACGTGGGGGAAAAAACTCCTGAAACATCACCTTTCCACCCCCATCAACATCCCACATTTAGCAGCAGCGCTTtctactcacccagatcccGTGTTCGTAGAATATCTTCTGTCAGGGCTCTCTCAAGGGTTCAGGGTCGGGGTTATTTCTCCTCCCTCCGTGTCCCTTGTTTCAAAAAATCTGCAATCAGCATTTAAAGAACCCACCATAGTCTCCCAGCTTATCGAGAAAGAACTCAACAAAGGATACCTTATCGGTCCGTTTCACTCACCCCCGTTCTCAGTGTTCCGGACAAGCCCAATAGGAATAGCCACGAGTAAATactctgagaaaaaaaggctgattttcgatctgtccgcaCCCCGCTCCGGCCCGTTTTGCAGTATTAACAGCCTTATTCCTCCAGAGCCATTCTCCCTTCATTATGCCTCAGTCGATAACGCAATCAAACTAATTAAGTTTGCGGGGCAAGGAGCCTGGCTCTCCAAGGCAGATATTACTGACGCATTCAAGATCattcccatccatccatcccagtGGAACATgttcggtattaagtgggaAGCTAAATTCTACTTTGCAGTTCGCTTGACTTTCGGGTGCAGAAGTAGCCCCTGTATTTTTAATTCCTTTTCCGAAGCTCTCTGCTGGATTCTGCTGAATAATGTCAGGATTCCCTCCGTTCTCCACTTGCTGGACGATTTTCTCCTCATAGATCCCCCTCGGGATAACTCAGGCGCTTCCCTGGCGAAACTCAAATGCTGCTTTCAGGAGCTAGGCGTCCCCCTGTCCGGAGAGAAAACCATAGGACCCGACACTAGCTTGGAGTTTTTAGGCATCACACTCGACACTATAGACATGAAAGCATCTCTCCCCATCGCCAAACTGCAGCGCATACGCGACATCACTAAATCCTATTGCGAGCAACAAGTCATCACCAAACagcagctgctctccctcctcggGCACCTCAACTTTGCCATACgcgtcatcccccaggggcgctcattcatctcccgcctcctggacgcagcGTCGGCTGTAACAAACCTCCACGACCGCGTGTTtctagacgaaggctgccgctcagacctatGCTTCTGGTCtctcctgctcgcccactggaatGGCATCACCTTCTTTTACGACGACCTCGTGTACTCCTCTGATTCCATGAGGTTTTTCACGGACgctgccccatccgtgggttttgggggtttctttcagggagagtggttcgcgGGCCCGTGGCCTCCCTCATTTCCCAATCATGCCTCATCCTCCGCCCTGCACGAGATCTATCCGATTGCTGTTGCCTGCCACGTGTGGGGCCACCTCTGGCTACGGAAACGCATCTCGGTCCTCTGCGACAACCAGTCAGTGGTCTGGATCATCAATAAAGGTCGCTCCTCTTGTAGTGACATCATGCCGTTCATGAGAAGCATCACGTGGTCCTCCCTCACTCACAACTTCCTCATCTCAGCTCGTCACGTCCCCGGCCACCTCAATATAGTGGCTGATTCCCTCTCTCGCTTTCAATTTCAGACcttccggaacctctgcccgGAAGCCAGCCCGCAACCCGTTGGGATTCCTCCtctgcatctcctctctctacATTAA